Genomic DNA from Bacteroidota bacterium:
GATACAACTTGCCCTTATCGTTTCGAAATTCCTGCCTATGCAACTATAAGTAATGATAAACATAAAAACGCAGAGCCTTGTTGGTATAATATCAGCTTTCCGAAATTCGGAGCAACGATTCACTTAAGTTATAAAGCGGTAAATAATGACCTCAACGTTTTTCTGGAAGACTCCCGCAATTTTGCTATCCGTCATCAAATTAAAGCAACCGGTTTAGATGAATCTTTAGTGATAAGAGACAGCGCCAAAGTGTATGGTTTAGTTTACGATATTGCCGGTAACACTGCTTCATCCGTTCAGTTTTATCTTACCGACAGCACACATCATTTTTTAAGAGGCGCTCTATATTTTGATGCAGTTCCGAACATCGATTCACTTAAAATCGTGATTGATTTTTTACGCGAAGATATTTTACATCTCGTAAAAACATGCGAGTGGAAATCCACCCCATCTGTTGCGAAAAAATAATTTGATTAATTAAAAACCCTTAAGGTATTACCATCAAAACTGGTTCCGTAAAGTTTTAATGGTAAGGTGGCTGGTCCTGACATTACAGCGCCATCTACAATTTGCCATTTTGATCCGCTTATGGTATCCCTACATGTGAAATTGTCTGATTGAACCTTTGCGCGTGCTTCAAAATTATCAGCGTCGTAAGTTGAAGCACGCTCCAATGCTACGAAATCTGTTTGTGATTTCCTGTAAACAATAATTCCGTGTATACCACCATTAAAATACATCCAACCTCCGGCAGTTTGCAATTTAAAATTTAATGGGTCATTTGGATAAATATTAAGATTAACAGGCGTGTACGGAATATTACTGTTATTCACTTGCTGCGCCTTCTTTTTACACGACAAAACCACTAGCAAGCAGATTACAAGCGCTGATACAATTTTTATTTTTTTAGGGAAAAACATTTACAATTACTTCCTGTTAAAGCATTACCTTTACACAAATTTACAAAAATGCAGGAACTCAACCAAAACGAAGTAAAACCTAAGAGCAACCCCTTGCTTCCACTTTACTTTTCAATTGTTTTGGTTATTGGGATTTTCGCGGGTTATTTTTTCTCCTTCGAAAATACAATTATCAGCGATAACTCGATGCCGGGTAAAAGCA
This window encodes:
- the gldD gene encoding gliding motility lipoprotein GldD, with the translated sequence MKTFLKYFLALLTPCLLLTACEDEDDKIYSPKPRGYFKIDFPEKKYISFDTTCPYRFEIPAYATISNDKHKNAEPCWYNISFPKFGATIHLSYKAVNNDLNVFLEDSRNFAIRHQIKATGLDESLVIRDSAKVYGLVYDIAGNTASSVQFYLTDSTHHFLRGALYFDAVPNIDSLKIVIDFLREDILHLVKTCEWKSTPSVAKK